From one Pseudoliparis swirei isolate HS2019 ecotype Mariana Trench chromosome 5, NWPU_hadal_v1, whole genome shotgun sequence genomic stretch:
- the LOC130194040 gene encoding protein shisa-like-2A, with protein sequence MSSDCESYYSKEKVFVEGFTCPKADSDTAALFCCGFNDLKYCCDDPNSFFPYEYGYMWWLSFGALVGLSVAAVVLLAFIVTLCVLCYLFITTKPRGLDNGLPLRAPGSSSSPQRAGPSHSSAPAGPQGLRKHFLRGKLDCDNQPPDPDRLFQRCFMATVTSIKVEGPA encoded by the exons ATGAGCTCGGACTGCGAAAGTTACTATAGCAAAGAAAAGGTGTTCGTGGAGGGCTTCACGTGCCCGAAAGCGGACAGTGACACCGCGGCTCTTTTCTGCTGCGGGTTCAATGACTTGAAGTACTGTTGTGATGACCCCAACAGCTTTTTCCCGTATGAATATGGATACATGTGGTGGTTGAG TTTCGGAGCTCTCGTGGGTCtctctgtggcagctgtggttcTTCTCGCCTTCATCGtcactctgtgtgtcctctgctaTCTCTTCATCACCACCAAACCAAGAGGTCTGGACAATGGGCTGCCGCTCCGAGCGCCAG GCTCTTCATCAAGTCCACAAAGAGCAGGACCGAGCCATTCTAGCGCCCCCGCTGGTCCTCAAGGCCTCAGGAAACACTTCCTGAGGGGCAAGCTGGACTGTGACAACCAGCCCCCGGACCCTGACCGCCTTTTCCAACGTTGTTTCATGGCCACTGTGACGTCCATCAAAGTGGAGGGCCCTGCATAG
- the c5h19orf44 gene encoding uncharacterized protein C19orf44 homolog isoform X1, translating to MWKQGARSSALDRAQALLSAKKSTREEAECVRVPTGNTGAVGGSLKTKPASLNTRPVFSDLSDLSSVSSAPEPDGGDRTQARNGLSSKGLRPQSSPGEGGSRFLKKAPLTPIISDHSPVSKSQVQRVPEHRYRHLSSSQQGSQAAALSKLAQIESRVRSRKQVQGEARRGPQPAENQTSGVGISPPLAALSLEAPVQLSAQSSGNRSLKGIRFLKNKAAVTVNDITTTTAAAGLPKGGAVGVRSGSRATKSLRVVSGVSLESDEEDMRKLLGESLDSVGDRFLPGRPSSMRTADERVHSSPPPAAVAPSSCSDTAPPHYPASPSPFRFAGQTPAHFSPSLFSPSPSPPRVSPSPRVGSPQCSLSSASGRGAVLSLEELFSEEPHSEISAATSDDFKINVMTLDDLGFTERTPSQEREVKLGVPPPGSPNGHLEPPRLKEKKEERRRQGDDVSDYRSDFESGTEPDDTVSQVSEHLQGDGDEEEVASEVREEASQSAADRVRTEYPLSDTTSRSCTSDYSQKPDSRASVSPGSRTLSRQSRRRASTRKVFKETAVQTQPDPLAYTWPAGVAALGPAVGMTYLDPTPLVAHSLSAEMVEALSISNPAVFALNEMLKQQLAMTRRFIESRRQLHSSLVQSLGPPNYRYTTLEDTKEQIRKHRPPPLKMEAALEEVLQEMRDFHHI from the exons ATGTGGAAACAAGGCGCTCGAAGCTCCGCTCTGGACCGAGCTCAGGCGCTGCTGTCCGCTAAGAAGAGCACCAGAGAGGAAGCGGAGTGTGTTCGGGTGCCGACGGGAAATACA GGTGCAGTGGGGGGATCCTTGAAAACCAAGCCCGCTTCCTTAAACACACGCCCCGTATTCTCAGACCTGAGTGACCTGTCCTCGGTCAGCTCGGCCCCTGAGCCTGATGGAGGTGACAGGACCCAGGCAAGAAATGGGCTTTCGTCCAAG GGTCTCAGGCCTCAGAGCTCTCCGGGTGAAGGAGGGAGCAGGTTCCTGAAGAAGGCTCCACTAACTCCAATCATCAGTGACCATTCACCGGTCAGCAAGAGCCAAGTGCAGCGGGTTCCtgaacacaggtacag ACACCTGTCATCTTCCCAGCAGGGCTCCCAGGCGGCTGCTCTGAGTAAGCTGGCTCAGATTGAGAGCCGCGTCCGCAGCCGCAAACAGGTTCAGGGCGAGGCCAGACGGGGGCCACAACCAGCGGAGAACCAAACCTCTGGCGTGGGAATCTCCCCGCCACTAGCTGCCCTGTCCCTGGAGGCCCCTGTGCAACTCTCAGCACAGTCCAGTGGTAACCGGAGCCTGAAGGGGATCCGTTTCCTCAAGAACAAAGCAGCTGTGACTGTTAACGACATTACTACCACCACCGCTGCTGCCGGGTTGCCAAAAGGCGGCGCTGTTGGTGTCAGGTCCGGGTCCAGAGCTACGAAGTCGCTGAGAGTGGTGAGTGGTGTCAGTCTGGAAAGTGATGAAGAAGACATGAGGAAACTTCTCGGAGAGTCATTGGATTCAGTCGGCGACCGCTTCTTACCAGGGAGGCCCTCTTCCATGAGAACAGCAGATGAG AGGgttcactcctctcctcctccagctgccgtCGCTCCCTCATCGTGCTCCGACACAGCACCGCCGCACTACCctgcctctccttctcctttccgCTTCGCCGGTCAGACTCCGGCCCACttcagcccctccctcttctccccatccccctctcccccgcGTGTTTCCCCATCTCCCAGGGTGGGGAGTCCACAGTGTTCCCTCTCCTCCGCGTCGGGCCGCGGGGCGGTGCTGTCTCTGGAGGAGCTCTTCTCCGAAGAGCCCCACAGTGAGATCAGTGCAGCGACCTCTGACG ATTTCAAGATAAATGTGATGACATTAGACGACCTTGGATTTACTGAGAGAACGCCATCGCAGGAG AGAGAAGTCAAACTCGGCGTCCCTCCTCCTGGATCCCCCAACGGACATCTAGAGCCGCCGCGgttgaaggagaagaaagaggagcggcggcggcagGGGGACGACGTGTCGGACTACCGAAGCGACTTTGAGAGCGGGACCGAGCCCGACGACACCGTCAGCCAGGTGTCGGAGCACCTCCAAGGAgacggagatgaagaggaggtggcgTCGGAGGTCCGAGAGGAGGCTTCGCAATCAGCCGCGGACCGCGTGAGGACAGAGTACCCTCTCTCAGACACGACGAGTCGCTCCTGCACCTCAGATTACAGTCAAAAACCCGACTCCAGAGCCTCAGTATCACCTGGAAGCCGGACATTATCACGGCAGTCAAGGAGGCGTGCTTCGACGAGAAAAGTCTTCAAAGAAACGGCAGTCCAGACTCAGCCTGATCCTCTGGCTTACACATGGCCCGCCG gCGTGGCTGCTTTGGGTCCTGCGGTGGGCATGACGTACCTGGATCCCACCCCACTGGTTGCTCATTCTCTCAGTGCAGAAATGGTGGAAG CTCTCAGCATCTCCAACCCCGCAGTATTTGCGCTAAATGAAATGCTGAAACAGCAACTTGCCATGACGAGGCGGTTCATCGAGAGCAGGCGACAGCTTCACTCCAGCCTGGTGCAGAGCCTGGGACCACCGAACTACCGATACACCACGCTGGAGGACACCAAGGAG CAGATCCGCAAGCACAGACCTCCCCCACTGAAAATGGAGGCGGCCTTagaagaggtgctgcaggagatGAGAGACTTCCATCATATCTGA
- the c5h19orf44 gene encoding uncharacterized protein C19orf44 homolog isoform X2 has protein sequence MWKQGARSSALDRAQALLSAKKSTREEAECVRVPTGNTGAVGGSLKTKPASLNTRPVFSDLSDLSSVSSAPEPDGGDRTQARNGLSSKGLRPQSSPGEGGSRFLKKAPLTPIISDHSPVSKSQVQRVPEHRYRHLSSSQQGSQAAALSKLAQIESRVRSRKQVQGEARRGPQPAENQTSGVGISPPLAALSLEAPVQLSAQSSGNRSLKGIRFLKNKAAVTVNDITTTTAAAGLPKGGAVGVRSGSRATKSLRVVSGVSLESDEEDMRKLLGESLDSVGDRFLPGRPSSMRTADERVHSSPPPAAVAPSSCSDTAPPHYPASPSPFRFAGQTPAHFSPSLFSPSPSPPRVSPSPRVGSPQCSLSSASGRGAVLSLEELFSEEPHSEISAATSDDFKINVMTLDDLGFTERTPSQEREVKLGVPPPGSPNGHLEPPRLKEKKEERRRQGDDVSDYRSDFESGTEPDDTVSQVSEHLQGDGDEEEVASEVREEASQSAADRVRTEYPLSDTTSRSCTSDYSQKPDSRASVSPGSRTLSRQSRRRASTRKVFKETAVQTQPDPLAYTWPAGVAALGPAVGMTYLDPTPLVAHSLSAEMVEALSISNPAVFALNEMLKQQLAMTRRFIESRRQLHSSLVQSLGPPNYRYTTLEDTKEIRKHRPPPLKMEAALEEVLQEMRDFHHI, from the exons ATGTGGAAACAAGGCGCTCGAAGCTCCGCTCTGGACCGAGCTCAGGCGCTGCTGTCCGCTAAGAAGAGCACCAGAGAGGAAGCGGAGTGTGTTCGGGTGCCGACGGGAAATACA GGTGCAGTGGGGGGATCCTTGAAAACCAAGCCCGCTTCCTTAAACACACGCCCCGTATTCTCAGACCTGAGTGACCTGTCCTCGGTCAGCTCGGCCCCTGAGCCTGATGGAGGTGACAGGACCCAGGCAAGAAATGGGCTTTCGTCCAAG GGTCTCAGGCCTCAGAGCTCTCCGGGTGAAGGAGGGAGCAGGTTCCTGAAGAAGGCTCCACTAACTCCAATCATCAGTGACCATTCACCGGTCAGCAAGAGCCAAGTGCAGCGGGTTCCtgaacacaggtacag ACACCTGTCATCTTCCCAGCAGGGCTCCCAGGCGGCTGCTCTGAGTAAGCTGGCTCAGATTGAGAGCCGCGTCCGCAGCCGCAAACAGGTTCAGGGCGAGGCCAGACGGGGGCCACAACCAGCGGAGAACCAAACCTCTGGCGTGGGAATCTCCCCGCCACTAGCTGCCCTGTCCCTGGAGGCCCCTGTGCAACTCTCAGCACAGTCCAGTGGTAACCGGAGCCTGAAGGGGATCCGTTTCCTCAAGAACAAAGCAGCTGTGACTGTTAACGACATTACTACCACCACCGCTGCTGCCGGGTTGCCAAAAGGCGGCGCTGTTGGTGTCAGGTCCGGGTCCAGAGCTACGAAGTCGCTGAGAGTGGTGAGTGGTGTCAGTCTGGAAAGTGATGAAGAAGACATGAGGAAACTTCTCGGAGAGTCATTGGATTCAGTCGGCGACCGCTTCTTACCAGGGAGGCCCTCTTCCATGAGAACAGCAGATGAG AGGgttcactcctctcctcctccagctgccgtCGCTCCCTCATCGTGCTCCGACACAGCACCGCCGCACTACCctgcctctccttctcctttccgCTTCGCCGGTCAGACTCCGGCCCACttcagcccctccctcttctccccatccccctctcccccgcGTGTTTCCCCATCTCCCAGGGTGGGGAGTCCACAGTGTTCCCTCTCCTCCGCGTCGGGCCGCGGGGCGGTGCTGTCTCTGGAGGAGCTCTTCTCCGAAGAGCCCCACAGTGAGATCAGTGCAGCGACCTCTGACG ATTTCAAGATAAATGTGATGACATTAGACGACCTTGGATTTACTGAGAGAACGCCATCGCAGGAG AGAGAAGTCAAACTCGGCGTCCCTCCTCCTGGATCCCCCAACGGACATCTAGAGCCGCCGCGgttgaaggagaagaaagaggagcggcggcggcagGGGGACGACGTGTCGGACTACCGAAGCGACTTTGAGAGCGGGACCGAGCCCGACGACACCGTCAGCCAGGTGTCGGAGCACCTCCAAGGAgacggagatgaagaggaggtggcgTCGGAGGTCCGAGAGGAGGCTTCGCAATCAGCCGCGGACCGCGTGAGGACAGAGTACCCTCTCTCAGACACGACGAGTCGCTCCTGCACCTCAGATTACAGTCAAAAACCCGACTCCAGAGCCTCAGTATCACCTGGAAGCCGGACATTATCACGGCAGTCAAGGAGGCGTGCTTCGACGAGAAAAGTCTTCAAAGAAACGGCAGTCCAGACTCAGCCTGATCCTCTGGCTTACACATGGCCCGCCG gCGTGGCTGCTTTGGGTCCTGCGGTGGGCATGACGTACCTGGATCCCACCCCACTGGTTGCTCATTCTCTCAGTGCAGAAATGGTGGAAG CTCTCAGCATCTCCAACCCCGCAGTATTTGCGCTAAATGAAATGCTGAAACAGCAACTTGCCATGACGAGGCGGTTCATCGAGAGCAGGCGACAGCTTCACTCCAGCCTGGTGCAGAGCCTGGGACCACCGAACTACCGATACACCACGCTGGAGGACACCAAGGAG ATCCGCAAGCACAGACCTCCCCCACTGAAAATGGAGGCGGCCTTagaagaggtgctgcaggagatGAGAGACTTCCATCATATCTGA
- the c5h19orf44 gene encoding uncharacterized protein C19orf44 homolog isoform X3 encodes MWKQGARSSALDRAQALLSAKKSTREEAECVRVPTGNTGAVGGSLKTKPASLNTRPVFSDLSDLSSVSSAPEPDGGDRTQARNGLSSKGLRPQSSPGEGGSRFLKKAPLTPIISDHSPVSKSQVQRVPEHRHLSSSQQGSQAAALSKLAQIESRVRSRKQVQGEARRGPQPAENQTSGVGISPPLAALSLEAPVQLSAQSSGNRSLKGIRFLKNKAAVTVNDITTTTAAAGLPKGGAVGVRSGSRATKSLRVVSGVSLESDEEDMRKLLGESLDSVGDRFLPGRPSSMRTADERVHSSPPPAAVAPSSCSDTAPPHYPASPSPFRFAGQTPAHFSPSLFSPSPSPPRVSPSPRVGSPQCSLSSASGRGAVLSLEELFSEEPHSEISAATSDDFKINVMTLDDLGFTERTPSQEREVKLGVPPPGSPNGHLEPPRLKEKKEERRRQGDDVSDYRSDFESGTEPDDTVSQVSEHLQGDGDEEEVASEVREEASQSAADRVRTEYPLSDTTSRSCTSDYSQKPDSRASVSPGSRTLSRQSRRRASTRKVFKETAVQTQPDPLAYTWPAGVAALGPAVGMTYLDPTPLVAHSLSAEMVEALSISNPAVFALNEMLKQQLAMTRRFIESRRQLHSSLVQSLGPPNYRYTTLEDTKEQIRKHRPPPLKMEAALEEVLQEMRDFHHI; translated from the exons ATGTGGAAACAAGGCGCTCGAAGCTCCGCTCTGGACCGAGCTCAGGCGCTGCTGTCCGCTAAGAAGAGCACCAGAGAGGAAGCGGAGTGTGTTCGGGTGCCGACGGGAAATACA GGTGCAGTGGGGGGATCCTTGAAAACCAAGCCCGCTTCCTTAAACACACGCCCCGTATTCTCAGACCTGAGTGACCTGTCCTCGGTCAGCTCGGCCCCTGAGCCTGATGGAGGTGACAGGACCCAGGCAAGAAATGGGCTTTCGTCCAAG GGTCTCAGGCCTCAGAGCTCTCCGGGTGAAGGAGGGAGCAGGTTCCTGAAGAAGGCTCCACTAACTCCAATCATCAGTGACCATTCACCGGTCAGCAAGAGCCAAGTGCAGCGGGTTCCtgaacacag ACACCTGTCATCTTCCCAGCAGGGCTCCCAGGCGGCTGCTCTGAGTAAGCTGGCTCAGATTGAGAGCCGCGTCCGCAGCCGCAAACAGGTTCAGGGCGAGGCCAGACGGGGGCCACAACCAGCGGAGAACCAAACCTCTGGCGTGGGAATCTCCCCGCCACTAGCTGCCCTGTCCCTGGAGGCCCCTGTGCAACTCTCAGCACAGTCCAGTGGTAACCGGAGCCTGAAGGGGATCCGTTTCCTCAAGAACAAAGCAGCTGTGACTGTTAACGACATTACTACCACCACCGCTGCTGCCGGGTTGCCAAAAGGCGGCGCTGTTGGTGTCAGGTCCGGGTCCAGAGCTACGAAGTCGCTGAGAGTGGTGAGTGGTGTCAGTCTGGAAAGTGATGAAGAAGACATGAGGAAACTTCTCGGAGAGTCATTGGATTCAGTCGGCGACCGCTTCTTACCAGGGAGGCCCTCTTCCATGAGAACAGCAGATGAG AGGgttcactcctctcctcctccagctgccgtCGCTCCCTCATCGTGCTCCGACACAGCACCGCCGCACTACCctgcctctccttctcctttccgCTTCGCCGGTCAGACTCCGGCCCACttcagcccctccctcttctccccatccccctctcccccgcGTGTTTCCCCATCTCCCAGGGTGGGGAGTCCACAGTGTTCCCTCTCCTCCGCGTCGGGCCGCGGGGCGGTGCTGTCTCTGGAGGAGCTCTTCTCCGAAGAGCCCCACAGTGAGATCAGTGCAGCGACCTCTGACG ATTTCAAGATAAATGTGATGACATTAGACGACCTTGGATTTACTGAGAGAACGCCATCGCAGGAG AGAGAAGTCAAACTCGGCGTCCCTCCTCCTGGATCCCCCAACGGACATCTAGAGCCGCCGCGgttgaaggagaagaaagaggagcggcggcggcagGGGGACGACGTGTCGGACTACCGAAGCGACTTTGAGAGCGGGACCGAGCCCGACGACACCGTCAGCCAGGTGTCGGAGCACCTCCAAGGAgacggagatgaagaggaggtggcgTCGGAGGTCCGAGAGGAGGCTTCGCAATCAGCCGCGGACCGCGTGAGGACAGAGTACCCTCTCTCAGACACGACGAGTCGCTCCTGCACCTCAGATTACAGTCAAAAACCCGACTCCAGAGCCTCAGTATCACCTGGAAGCCGGACATTATCACGGCAGTCAAGGAGGCGTGCTTCGACGAGAAAAGTCTTCAAAGAAACGGCAGTCCAGACTCAGCCTGATCCTCTGGCTTACACATGGCCCGCCG gCGTGGCTGCTTTGGGTCCTGCGGTGGGCATGACGTACCTGGATCCCACCCCACTGGTTGCTCATTCTCTCAGTGCAGAAATGGTGGAAG CTCTCAGCATCTCCAACCCCGCAGTATTTGCGCTAAATGAAATGCTGAAACAGCAACTTGCCATGACGAGGCGGTTCATCGAGAGCAGGCGACAGCTTCACTCCAGCCTGGTGCAGAGCCTGGGACCACCGAACTACCGATACACCACGCTGGAGGACACCAAGGAG CAGATCCGCAAGCACAGACCTCCCCCACTGAAAATGGAGGCGGCCTTagaagaggtgctgcaggagatGAGAGACTTCCATCATATCTGA
- the c5h19orf44 gene encoding uncharacterized protein C19orf44 homolog isoform X4 yields MEVTGPRQEMGFRPRPQSSPGEGGSRFLKKAPLTPIISDHSPVSKSQVQRVPEHRYRHLSSSQQGSQAAALSKLAQIESRVRSRKQVQGEARRGPQPAENQTSGVGISPPLAALSLEAPVQLSAQSSGNRSLKGIRFLKNKAAVTVNDITTTTAAAGLPKGGAVGVRSGSRATKSLRVVSGVSLESDEEDMRKLLGESLDSVGDRFLPGRPSSMRTADERVHSSPPPAAVAPSSCSDTAPPHYPASPSPFRFAGQTPAHFSPSLFSPSPSPPRVSPSPRVGSPQCSLSSASGRGAVLSLEELFSEEPHSEISAATSDDFKINVMTLDDLGFTERTPSQEREVKLGVPPPGSPNGHLEPPRLKEKKEERRRQGDDVSDYRSDFESGTEPDDTVSQVSEHLQGDGDEEEVASEVREEASQSAADRVRTEYPLSDTTSRSCTSDYSQKPDSRASVSPGSRTLSRQSRRRASTRKVFKETAVQTQPDPLAYTWPAGVAALGPAVGMTYLDPTPLVAHSLSAEMVEALSISNPAVFALNEMLKQQLAMTRRFIESRRQLHSSLVQSLGPPNYRYTTLEDTKEQIRKHRPPPLKMEAALEEVLQEMRDFHHI; encoded by the exons ATGGAGGTGACAGGACCCAGGCAAGAAATGGGCTTTCGTCCAAG GCCTCAGAGCTCTCCGGGTGAAGGAGGGAGCAGGTTCCTGAAGAAGGCTCCACTAACTCCAATCATCAGTGACCATTCACCGGTCAGCAAGAGCCAAGTGCAGCGGGTTCCtgaacacaggtacag ACACCTGTCATCTTCCCAGCAGGGCTCCCAGGCGGCTGCTCTGAGTAAGCTGGCTCAGATTGAGAGCCGCGTCCGCAGCCGCAAACAGGTTCAGGGCGAGGCCAGACGGGGGCCACAACCAGCGGAGAACCAAACCTCTGGCGTGGGAATCTCCCCGCCACTAGCTGCCCTGTCCCTGGAGGCCCCTGTGCAACTCTCAGCACAGTCCAGTGGTAACCGGAGCCTGAAGGGGATCCGTTTCCTCAAGAACAAAGCAGCTGTGACTGTTAACGACATTACTACCACCACCGCTGCTGCCGGGTTGCCAAAAGGCGGCGCTGTTGGTGTCAGGTCCGGGTCCAGAGCTACGAAGTCGCTGAGAGTGGTGAGTGGTGTCAGTCTGGAAAGTGATGAAGAAGACATGAGGAAACTTCTCGGAGAGTCATTGGATTCAGTCGGCGACCGCTTCTTACCAGGGAGGCCCTCTTCCATGAGAACAGCAGATGAG AGGgttcactcctctcctcctccagctgccgtCGCTCCCTCATCGTGCTCCGACACAGCACCGCCGCACTACCctgcctctccttctcctttccgCTTCGCCGGTCAGACTCCGGCCCACttcagcccctccctcttctccccatccccctctcccccgcGTGTTTCCCCATCTCCCAGGGTGGGGAGTCCACAGTGTTCCCTCTCCTCCGCGTCGGGCCGCGGGGCGGTGCTGTCTCTGGAGGAGCTCTTCTCCGAAGAGCCCCACAGTGAGATCAGTGCAGCGACCTCTGACG ATTTCAAGATAAATGTGATGACATTAGACGACCTTGGATTTACTGAGAGAACGCCATCGCAGGAG AGAGAAGTCAAACTCGGCGTCCCTCCTCCTGGATCCCCCAACGGACATCTAGAGCCGCCGCGgttgaaggagaagaaagaggagcggcggcggcagGGGGACGACGTGTCGGACTACCGAAGCGACTTTGAGAGCGGGACCGAGCCCGACGACACCGTCAGCCAGGTGTCGGAGCACCTCCAAGGAgacggagatgaagaggaggtggcgTCGGAGGTCCGAGAGGAGGCTTCGCAATCAGCCGCGGACCGCGTGAGGACAGAGTACCCTCTCTCAGACACGACGAGTCGCTCCTGCACCTCAGATTACAGTCAAAAACCCGACTCCAGAGCCTCAGTATCACCTGGAAGCCGGACATTATCACGGCAGTCAAGGAGGCGTGCTTCGACGAGAAAAGTCTTCAAAGAAACGGCAGTCCAGACTCAGCCTGATCCTCTGGCTTACACATGGCCCGCCG gCGTGGCTGCTTTGGGTCCTGCGGTGGGCATGACGTACCTGGATCCCACCCCACTGGTTGCTCATTCTCTCAGTGCAGAAATGGTGGAAG CTCTCAGCATCTCCAACCCCGCAGTATTTGCGCTAAATGAAATGCTGAAACAGCAACTTGCCATGACGAGGCGGTTCATCGAGAGCAGGCGACAGCTTCACTCCAGCCTGGTGCAGAGCCTGGGACCACCGAACTACCGATACACCACGCTGGAGGACACCAAGGAG CAGATCCGCAAGCACAGACCTCCCCCACTGAAAATGGAGGCGGCCTTagaagaggtgctgcaggagatGAGAGACTTCCATCATATCTGA
- the akr1a1b gene encoding aldo-keto reductase family 1 member A1-B isoform X1 — MMSFFKCRVLQLTLRRLCSDGGSKRVLVRGMTDFAVLNTGRKMPLLGLGTWKSEPGKVKQAVIWALEAGYRHIDCASIYGNEVEIGEGLQETFGTGKVLRREDVFVTSKLWNNQHHPEDVEPALLKTLKDLKLEYLDLYLIHWPYAFQQGDAPFPKKEDGTLLYDDIDYKLTWASMEKLVGKGLVRSIGLSNFNSRQIDDVLAVASIKPTVLQVESHPYLAQVELLAHCRDRGLVLTAYSPLGSPDRAWKHPDEPVLLQEPVMTTLAEKYKKSPAQIILRWQTQRGVVTIPKSVTESRIQENIQVFDFTLEAEEMKSITALSRGWRYIVPMIQVEGERVPRDAGHPHYPFNDPY; from the exons ATGATGTCCTTCTTCAAATGTCGGGTTCTCCAGCTGACCCTCCGCCGTTTGTGTTCAGACGGGGGCAGCAAGCGG GTGCTTGTGAGAGGCATGACTGACTTTGCAGTTCTCAACACGGGGCGGAAGATGCCCCTCCTTGGACTGGGGACGTGGAAGAGTGAACCAGGAAAG GTGAAACAAGCAGTTATTTGGGCATTGGAGGCTGGATATCGCCACATCGACTGCGCATCAATCTATGGCAACGAAGTGGAGATTGGCGAAGGCCTGCAGGAGACCTTCGGCACCGGCAAG GTCCTGAGAAGAGAGGACGTGTTCGTCACATCCAAGCTGTGGAACAACCAGCACCACCCAGAGGACGTGGAGCCGGCCCTCCTGAAAACCCTGAAGGACCTGAAGCTGGAGTACCTGGACCTCTACCTCATCCACTGGCCCTACGCCTTTCA ACAAGGAGACGCTCCCTTCCCTAAAAAGGAGGACGGCACCTTGCTGTACGACGACATAGACTACAAGCTGACCTGGGCTTCCATGGAGAAGCTGGTGGGGAAGGGCCTCGTCAGATCTATCGGCCTGTCCAACTTCAACAGCCGGCAGATAGATGACGTCCTGGCCGTGGCCAGCATCAAACCCACGGTCCTGCAG GTAGAGAGTCACCCGTATCTGGCTCAGGTGGAGCTGCTGGCCCACTGTCGGGACCGGGGCCTGGTGCTGACGGCCTACAGCCCTCTGGGCTCTCCTGACCGGGCCTGGAAACATCCAGATGAACCCGTCCTGCTTCAGGAGCCGGTGATGACTACCCTGGCAGAGAAATATAAAAAGTCCCCGGCTCAGATTATTCTGAG GTGGCAGACGCAGCGAGGAGTGGTGACGATCCCCAAGAGTGTGACGGAGTCCCGGATCCAAGAGAACATTCAG GTGTTTGACTTCACCCTTGAAGCGGAGGAAATGAAGAGTATTACGGCCCTGAGCAGAGGCTGGCGCTACATCGTACCAATGATCCAA GTGGAGGGAGAACGAGTTCCCAGGGATGCAGGACATCCTCACTACCCATTCAACGACCCCTACTGA
- the akr1a1b gene encoding aldo-keto reductase family 1 member A1-B isoform X2, which yields MTDFAVLNTGRKMPLLGLGTWKSEPGKVKQAVIWALEAGYRHIDCASIYGNEVEIGEGLQETFGTGKVLRREDVFVTSKLWNNQHHPEDVEPALLKTLKDLKLEYLDLYLIHWPYAFQQGDAPFPKKEDGTLLYDDIDYKLTWASMEKLVGKGLVRSIGLSNFNSRQIDDVLAVASIKPTVLQVESHPYLAQVELLAHCRDRGLVLTAYSPLGSPDRAWKHPDEPVLLQEPVMTTLAEKYKKSPAQIILRWQTQRGVVTIPKSVTESRIQENIQVFDFTLEAEEMKSITALSRGWRYIVPMIQVEGERVPRDAGHPHYPFNDPY from the exons ATGACTGACTTTGCAGTTCTCAACACGGGGCGGAAGATGCCCCTCCTTGGACTGGGGACGTGGAAGAGTGAACCAGGAAAG GTGAAACAAGCAGTTATTTGGGCATTGGAGGCTGGATATCGCCACATCGACTGCGCATCAATCTATGGCAACGAAGTGGAGATTGGCGAAGGCCTGCAGGAGACCTTCGGCACCGGCAAG GTCCTGAGAAGAGAGGACGTGTTCGTCACATCCAAGCTGTGGAACAACCAGCACCACCCAGAGGACGTGGAGCCGGCCCTCCTGAAAACCCTGAAGGACCTGAAGCTGGAGTACCTGGACCTCTACCTCATCCACTGGCCCTACGCCTTTCA ACAAGGAGACGCTCCCTTCCCTAAAAAGGAGGACGGCACCTTGCTGTACGACGACATAGACTACAAGCTGACCTGGGCTTCCATGGAGAAGCTGGTGGGGAAGGGCCTCGTCAGATCTATCGGCCTGTCCAACTTCAACAGCCGGCAGATAGATGACGTCCTGGCCGTGGCCAGCATCAAACCCACGGTCCTGCAG GTAGAGAGTCACCCGTATCTGGCTCAGGTGGAGCTGCTGGCCCACTGTCGGGACCGGGGCCTGGTGCTGACGGCCTACAGCCCTCTGGGCTCTCCTGACCGGGCCTGGAAACATCCAGATGAACCCGTCCTGCTTCAGGAGCCGGTGATGACTACCCTGGCAGAGAAATATAAAAAGTCCCCGGCTCAGATTATTCTGAG GTGGCAGACGCAGCGAGGAGTGGTGACGATCCCCAAGAGTGTGACGGAGTCCCGGATCCAAGAGAACATTCAG GTGTTTGACTTCACCCTTGAAGCGGAGGAAATGAAGAGTATTACGGCCCTGAGCAGAGGCTGGCGCTACATCGTACCAATGATCCAA GTGGAGGGAGAACGAGTTCCCAGGGATGCAGGACATCCTCACTACCCATTCAACGACCCCTACTGA